In Rhodothermus profundi, the following are encoded in one genomic region:
- the metE gene encoding 5-methyltetrahydropteroyltriglutamate--homocysteine S-methyltransferase: MVQATNLGFPRIGLQRELKWAVEGYWAGRVSEEALADTARQLRTRHWRWQQAAGLDQIPSNDFSLYDHVLDTIALVGAVPERFGWQGEVVDLATYFAMARGVQEKELEARGLEGTGVLPLEMTKWFDTNYHYLVPEFYPEQTFRLASTKPIDEYLEAKSLGIETRPVLLGPVSFLLLGRATVPGFNPLTLLDRLLPVYAEVLRRLKAAGARYVQIDEPCLVSDLTPEARQAYQQAYAALNHSDHPALVLTTYFGGLEDNLSLALSLPVAAVHLDLVRAPEQLEPALAHLPADRMLSLGLVDGRNVWRTDLDAAAALLKRALEALGPDRVWIGPSCSLLHVPIDLDAEPDLDPEIRPWLAFARQKLEELVTLKRLANEGEAAVRDQLEAARRARAERLASPRRTNPAVRQRLAHLSPDMARRKRPFAERYERQRARLQLPLLPTTTIGSFPQTEELRKKRAALRRGDLAREAYEQFLERTIADTIARQEALGLDVLVHGEPERTDMVEYFAEQLQGFLVTRNGWVQSYGTRCVRPPILYGDVSRPGPMTVRWITYAQQCTERPVKGILTGPVTLLQWSFVRDDQPRADTCRQIALALRDEVADLEAAGIAVIQIDEPALREGLPLRRRDWPAYLEWAVECFRLTASVVRDDTQIHTHMCYADFEDILEAIVALDADVISIEAARSGMALLEAFQRFQYPNAIGPGVYDIHSPRVPSVEEMETLLERALAVIPPERLWVNPDCGLKTRRWTEVEPALRHMVEAARRWRARVAATVP, encoded by the coding sequence ATGGTTCAGGCGACAAATCTGGGTTTTCCGCGCATCGGATTGCAACGGGAATTGAAATGGGCGGTTGAGGGTTACTGGGCCGGCCGCGTCTCGGAGGAGGCGTTGGCGGACACTGCCCGTCAACTCCGCACCCGTCACTGGCGCTGGCAGCAAGCAGCCGGGCTCGACCAGATTCCCTCAAACGACTTCTCGTTGTATGATCATGTGCTTGATACTATCGCGCTCGTAGGCGCCGTACCCGAACGCTTCGGCTGGCAGGGCGAGGTCGTTGACCTGGCAACGTACTTTGCGATGGCTCGGGGCGTTCAGGAAAAAGAACTGGAAGCCCGGGGATTGGAAGGTACCGGGGTCCTTCCCCTGGAAATGACCAAATGGTTCGATACCAACTACCATTACCTGGTGCCCGAATTTTATCCAGAGCAGACGTTTCGGCTGGCTTCAACCAAACCCATCGACGAGTACCTGGAGGCAAAATCGTTGGGCATTGAAACGCGGCCGGTGTTGCTAGGACCCGTCTCTTTCCTGTTATTGGGACGCGCAACGGTACCCGGCTTCAATCCGCTGACGCTGCTCGACCGCCTCCTGCCTGTCTACGCCGAAGTATTGCGTCGCCTGAAAGCTGCGGGCGCCCGGTACGTCCAGATAGACGAACCCTGTCTGGTAAGCGACCTGACACCCGAAGCACGCCAGGCCTACCAGCAAGCTTACGCTGCGCTGAACCATTCCGATCATCCAGCCCTGGTGTTGACGACGTACTTCGGCGGGCTGGAAGACAATCTGTCGCTGGCGCTTTCGCTCCCTGTAGCGGCGGTGCATCTCGATCTGGTGCGCGCACCGGAACAGCTTGAGCCAGCCCTGGCGCACCTTCCCGCAGATCGGATGCTCTCACTGGGTCTGGTGGACGGCCGCAACGTCTGGCGCACCGATCTCGACGCAGCCGCTGCGCTGCTAAAACGCGCCCTTGAAGCGCTGGGGCCGGATCGAGTCTGGATTGGCCCTTCCTGCTCGCTCCTGCACGTGCCCATCGACCTGGACGCCGAGCCGGATCTTGATCCGGAAATTCGTCCCTGGCTGGCCTTTGCCCGTCAGAAGCTGGAGGAACTGGTTACGTTAAAGCGGCTGGCCAATGAGGGCGAAGCAGCTGTGCGCGACCAGCTCGAGGCAGCCCGCAGGGCACGGGCTGAGCGTCTGGCCTCACCGCGCCGCACGAATCCAGCAGTGCGTCAGCGCCTGGCCCATCTCTCGCCTGATATGGCGCGTCGAAAGCGTCCGTTTGCCGAACGCTATGAACGCCAGCGCGCCCGACTGCAGCTCCCCTTGCTGCCTACCACGACCATTGGCTCGTTCCCTCAAACAGAGGAACTGCGCAAAAAACGGGCGGCCCTACGCCGGGGAGACCTTGCTCGCGAAGCATACGAACAGTTTCTGGAACGCACCATTGCGGATACAATTGCCCGCCAGGAAGCTCTCGGACTGGACGTGCTTGTGCATGGCGAGCCTGAACGCACCGATATGGTCGAATATTTCGCCGAGCAACTCCAGGGCTTTCTGGTTACGCGCAACGGCTGGGTGCAGAGCTACGGAACGCGGTGCGTACGTCCCCCCATTCTATACGGCGATGTATCCCGGCCCGGCCCCATGACGGTCCGCTGGATTACCTACGCGCAGCAGTGCACCGAGCGGCCAGTCAAGGGCATCCTGACCGGCCCCGTCACGTTGCTGCAGTGGTCGTTCGTACGCGACGATCAGCCGCGGGCTGACACGTGTCGCCAGATCGCTCTGGCGCTCCGGGACGAAGTGGCGGATCTGGAAGCCGCCGGCATCGCCGTGATCCAGATCGACGAGCCAGCCCTTCGCGAGGGACTGCCGCTGCGTCGTCGGGACTGGCCAGCCTACCTTGAGTGGGCCGTTGAATGCTTCCGCCTGACGGCCAGCGTTGTGCGCGATGATACGCAGATCCACACCCACATGTGTTATGCCGACTTCGAGGACATTCTGGAAGCCATTGTAGCACTCGACGCCGACGTGATCTCCATAGAGGCAGCCCGCTCGGGCATGGCCCTGCTGGAGGCCTTTCAGCGCTTTCAGTATCCAAACGCTATTGGGCCCGGCGTGTACGACATTCATTCGCCGCGCGTGCCGTCGGTCGAAGAGATGGAAACGCTGCTGGAGCGCGCCCTGGCCGTTATCCCGCCCGAACGGCTCTGGGTAAACCCCGACTGTGGCCTGAAGACGCGGCGCTGGACCGAAGTGGAACCAGCCCTGCGCCATATGGTCGAAGCTGCGCGGCGATGGAGAGCGCGCGTGGCGGCAACGGTTCCCTGA
- a CDS encoding ribonucleotide-diphosphate reductase subunit beta: protein MMELPAFGARRINVEDKRLINCHEVDVNQLMPIKYAWAWEHYLNGCKNHWMPNEIPMARDIELWRSNKLTDDERLVILRNLGFFATAESLVGNNIVLAIFRHVTNPECRQYLLRQAFEEAIHTHAFLYIVESLGLDEGEVFNMYREIPSVARKDEFEMELTREVLRPDFTTATIEGAQAFLKNLIGYYVIMEGIFFYSGFAMILSFHRQNKMTGIGEQFQYILRDETIHLNFGIDLINGIKAENPELWTPEFQREVQQLIEEAVELEVAYAYDCLPRGVLGLTAPMFREYVQYIADRRLERIGLKARYGSKNPFPWMSETIDLLKEKNFFETRVTEYQQAAALSWDE, encoded by the coding sequence ATGATGGAGCTGCCTGCTTTTGGGGCGCGCCGCATCAACGTCGAAGACAAGCGCCTGATTAACTGTCACGAAGTAGATGTCAACCAGCTCATGCCGATCAAGTACGCCTGGGCCTGGGAGCATTACCTCAACGGCTGCAAAAACCACTGGATGCCCAATGAAATCCCCATGGCCCGGGATATTGAGCTGTGGCGTTCCAATAAACTGACCGACGATGAACGCCTGGTCATTTTGCGCAACCTGGGCTTTTTTGCCACGGCCGAAAGCCTGGTCGGCAACAACATCGTACTGGCCATCTTCCGCCACGTTACCAACCCCGAGTGCCGCCAATACCTGCTCCGCCAGGCCTTTGAAGAGGCTATTCACACCCACGCTTTTCTGTACATCGTCGAAAGCCTGGGGCTCGACGAAGGCGAGGTCTTTAACATGTACCGCGAAATTCCGTCCGTGGCCCGCAAGGACGAGTTCGAAATGGAATTAACGCGGGAAGTGCTGCGCCCTGACTTTACCACGGCCACCATCGAAGGAGCCCAGGCCTTTCTGAAAAACCTGATCGGTTATTACGTAATCATGGAGGGGATCTTCTTCTACAGCGGCTTTGCCATGATCCTCTCCTTCCACCGCCAGAATAAAATGACCGGCATTGGCGAGCAATTTCAATATATCCTGCGCGACGAGACCATCCATCTGAACTTTGGCATTGATCTGATCAACGGCATCAAAGCCGAAAATCCGGAGCTGTGGACTCCTGAATTCCAGCGCGAAGTGCAACAATTGATCGAAGAAGCTGTCGAACTCGAAGTGGCCTATGCGTACGACTGTCTCCCCCGCGGCGTGCTGGGCCTGACCGCCCCTATGTTCCGGGAATATGTGCAGTACATTGCCGATCGACGCCTGGAGCGCATTGGCCTCAAGGCACGCTACGGCTCGAAAAATCCGTTCCCGTGGATGAGCGAAACGATTGATCTACTCAAAGAAAAGAACTTTTTCGAAACGCGGGTTACCGAATATCAACAGGCTGCTGCCCTGTCGTGGGATGAGTAA
- a CDS encoding ribonucleoside-diphosphate reductase subunit alpha: protein MAALQTLAPDTLPTVIKRDGRRVAFDANRIRRALEKAFRATLNLPAETSLSVELAAEIEALTGAVVHWCRNRSEVSVEEIQDEVERTLMRAGRYAVARRYILYREARAEARRRQQLTYRRADGTEALFPHQAIRQRIEAACAGLEDVDPEQVYQELLRTVYPGIPEDELDRALTLAARTHIEREPNYTYVAARLLLDSLYREVFGRAIAPDEQAEACRTGFHSYLEQGLRLGRLDERLLQTFDPIRLADALHPERDRQFTFLGLQTLYDRYLLHDAAGRRFELPQYLWMRVAMGLALHEDDPTTRAIQFYELLSSFRFMNSTPTLFNAGTPHPQLSSCYLTTVQDDLGAIFKAIRDNALLSKWAGGLGNDWTPVRALGAHIRGTNGRSQGVIPFLKIVNDTAVAVNQGGKRKGAVCAYLEVWHLDIEEFLELRRNTGDERRRTHDMNTACWIPDLFMQRVRARKHWTLFSPDEVPDLHELYGRAFQERYEHYEREAEAGRIRNWRRVDALTLWRKMLSMLFETGHPWLTFKDPCNIRSPQDHVGVVHSSNLCTEITLNTSPEEVAVCNLGSINLVAHVNDQGEPDWEKLRETIRTAVRMLDNVIDLNFYPIPEARTSNLRHRPIGLGLMGFQDVLYRRKLSYASQAAVEFADELMERIAYYAYEASADLAAERGAYATFKGSKWDRGLLPLDTLDLLEAERGEPIPVPRTARLDWDALREKIRRQGLRNSNVLAIAPTATIANICGVSPSIEPTYKNLYVKSNLSGEFTQLNPYLVRDLKALGLWDEAMLDDLKYYDGSVQEIDRVPPELKERYRTAFEIEPRWLIECAARRQKWIDQSQSLNLYLAEPSGRKLSEMYLLAWQLGLKTTYYLRALAATQIEKSTLDINRRGIQPRWMKSRSPSSDIIVRRDGPACSPDDESCEACQ from the coding sequence ATGGCCGCCTTGCAGACGCTCGCACCCGACACGCTGCCTACCGTTATCAAGCGGGATGGCCGGCGCGTAGCGTTCGACGCCAACCGCATCCGGCGCGCGCTCGAAAAGGCTTTTCGCGCAACGCTTAACCTGCCGGCCGAAACCTCGCTCTCCGTAGAACTGGCCGCAGAAATTGAAGCGCTCACCGGTGCCGTGGTGCACTGGTGCCGCAACCGCTCCGAAGTGTCTGTTGAGGAGATTCAGGACGAAGTGGAGCGCACGCTGATGCGGGCTGGACGCTACGCCGTTGCACGCCGCTACATTCTCTACCGCGAAGCCCGCGCCGAAGCACGCCGCCGCCAGCAGCTTACCTATCGACGAGCCGACGGCACCGAGGCCCTGTTTCCCCACCAGGCCATCCGCCAACGCATTGAAGCAGCCTGCGCCGGCCTGGAAGACGTCGATCCCGAACAGGTCTACCAGGAACTACTTCGCACCGTTTATCCGGGCATTCCCGAAGATGAACTGGACCGCGCGCTCACGCTGGCCGCACGCACGCATATCGAGCGAGAGCCGAACTACACGTACGTGGCCGCGCGTCTCTTGCTGGATAGCCTCTACCGAGAAGTATTTGGCCGCGCTATCGCGCCGGACGAACAGGCCGAGGCCTGCCGCACCGGGTTCCATAGCTACCTGGAGCAGGGACTCCGCCTGGGCCGCCTCGACGAGCGTCTGCTGCAAACGTTCGATCCAATCCGCCTGGCCGACGCTCTGCATCCTGAGCGCGACCGTCAGTTCACCTTCCTGGGCCTGCAAACACTCTATGACCGCTACCTGTTGCACGATGCCGCAGGCCGTCGCTTTGAACTTCCCCAGTACCTCTGGATGCGGGTGGCCATGGGGCTTGCCCTCCACGAAGACGACCCCACCACCCGAGCTATCCAGTTCTATGAGCTGCTCTCCAGCTTTCGCTTTATGAACTCCACGCCCACGCTCTTCAATGCAGGCACGCCTCACCCGCAGCTTTCTTCCTGCTACCTGACCACCGTGCAGGACGACCTGGGCGCCATCTTTAAAGCCATTCGCGACAATGCCCTGCTCTCCAAATGGGCTGGCGGCCTGGGAAACGATTGGACGCCAGTCCGTGCGCTGGGCGCTCATATTCGGGGCACCAACGGTCGCAGCCAGGGCGTCATCCCCTTTCTCAAGATCGTCAACGACACGGCCGTTGCCGTCAATCAGGGCGGCAAACGCAAAGGGGCTGTGTGCGCCTATCTGGAGGTCTGGCATCTGGACATCGAAGAGTTTCTGGAACTGCGCCGCAACACGGGCGACGAGCGTCGCCGCACGCACGACATGAACACGGCCTGCTGGATCCCTGACCTGTTCATGCAACGCGTGCGCGCGCGCAAGCACTGGACGCTTTTTTCCCCTGACGAAGTGCCGGACCTGCACGAGCTGTACGGTCGGGCCTTCCAGGAACGCTACGAGCACTATGAGCGCGAGGCCGAAGCCGGCCGCATCCGGAACTGGCGCCGCGTCGACGCCCTGACGCTCTGGCGCAAAATGCTCTCCATGCTTTTTGAGACCGGTCATCCCTGGCTCACCTTTAAGGATCCCTGCAATATCCGATCCCCTCAGGATCACGTAGGCGTTGTTCACTCCTCTAATCTCTGCACCGAAATCACCCTCAACACGTCGCCTGAGGAGGTAGCCGTCTGCAACCTGGGCTCGATCAACCTGGTGGCCCATGTAAACGACCAGGGGGAGCCCGACTGGGAAAAGCTTCGCGAGACAATCCGCACGGCCGTCCGCATGCTTGACAACGTCATTGATCTCAACTTTTACCCGATCCCGGAGGCTCGCACTTCTAATCTGCGGCATCGCCCCATCGGACTGGGCCTGATGGGCTTTCAGGACGTGCTCTACCGCCGTAAGCTTTCCTATGCCAGCCAGGCGGCCGTGGAATTTGCCGATGAGCTTATGGAACGAATCGCCTATTATGCCTACGAAGCCTCGGCAGACCTGGCCGCTGAACGGGGCGCTTATGCGACCTTCAAGGGATCTAAATGGGATCGCGGCCTGCTGCCGCTCGACACGCTGGACCTGCTCGAAGCCGAACGGGGCGAGCCGATCCCGGTACCTCGCACTGCTCGACTCGACTGGGACGCGCTGCGCGAAAAGATCCGCCGCCAGGGACTGCGCAATTCAAACGTGCTGGCCATCGCCCCCACGGCTACGATTGCCAACATCTGTGGCGTCAGCCCGTCCATTGAACCCACCTACAAAAACCTTTACGTCAAAAGCAATCTCTCCGGCGAATTTACCCAGCTCAATCCCTACCTGGTACGCGACCTGAAGGCCCTGGGCCTCTGGGACGAAGCGATGCTGGACGACCTGAAGTACTATGACGGCTCGGTGCAAGAAATCGACCGCGTCCCCCCGGAACTCAAAGAACGCTACCGCACCGCCTTTGAAATAGAACCGCGCTGGCTCATTGAGTGCGCTGCTCGTCGCCAGAAATGGATCGACCAGAGCCAGTCGCTCAATCTATATCTGGCCGAGCCCAGCGGTCGCAAGCTCAGCGAGATGTACCTGCTGGCCTGGCAGCTCGGCCTGAAAACGACCTACTACCTGCGGGCGCTGGCCGCCACCCAGATCGAAAAGTCCACGCTTGACATTAACCGGCGGGGCATCCAGCCGCGCTGGATGAAAAGCCGCTCTCCCTCCAGCGACATCATCGTCCGCCGCGACGGCCCTGCTTGCTCGCCCGACGACGAAAGCTGCGAAGCCTGCCAGTAA
- a CDS encoding YceI family protein, translating into MAENRGGSNRGRLRMVVGLLMIGAGVAQAQPVTLALQSEGSSFEVRGTSTLHDWTCTVTDWQGTVSLETFGDSVWVQAAVVVVPVTALACGNGAMDRKLRRALKADVYPEIRFVLTQVDSVERIPEGYRLYVQGQLTVAGAERAVRLQVLARAEKAGWRFQGMLPLSMRAFGIKPPTAMLGVLRTGDQVVVRFEVGARPVSGTPKAPGRG; encoded by the coding sequence ATGGCGGAAAATCGAGGGGGCAGCAACAGGGGAAGGCTGCGCATGGTGGTGGGACTGCTGATGATAGGGGCCGGAGTCGCGCAGGCGCAGCCGGTTACGCTGGCCCTGCAGTCTGAGGGAAGCTCTTTTGAAGTCAGGGGGACTTCGACGTTGCACGACTGGACCTGCACGGTGACAGACTGGCAAGGGACGGTCTCGCTGGAAACGTTCGGGGATTCAGTCTGGGTGCAGGCAGCCGTGGTTGTAGTGCCGGTAACAGCCCTTGCGTGTGGAAACGGTGCGATGGACCGCAAGCTGCGGCGTGCGCTAAAAGCCGACGTGTATCCGGAGATTCGGTTCGTGCTGACGCAGGTCGATTCCGTGGAGCGCATACCTGAAGGGTATCGGCTCTACGTGCAGGGCCAGTTGACCGTGGCCGGCGCAGAACGTGCGGTCAGACTGCAGGTGCTGGCTCGAGCCGAGAAAGCAGGCTGGCGCTTTCAGGGCATGCTGCCGCTATCCATGCGCGCCTTTGGCATCAAGCCGCCTACGGCAATGCTAGGGGTGTTGCGGACAGGAGACCAGGTTGTGGTGCGGTTTGAGGTGGGGGCCCGTCCGGTCTCTGGAACTCCGAAAGCGCCAGGGAGGGGATGA
- a CDS encoding porin has protein sequence MRALTKSFLALIVLLLGALPARGQEKTTPNDEGPVVHGFLRPDWVLQKVDDPFRDDWRAYHFLTRTRIYVKGTYAGVRYRVELGLTGPEAEIPVSRVGFWGMPQIVQDFYADVPFPGTENVYVRLGQFKVPAGAEGLTYSAYLPFVERSIVQKFVGLLRDYGAALHAYPGEKVSLALAVQTGLGRSIPNRYLPEVFGFPMVTVRVQLGPNKGHDLFRLKPSPVGEALEVRLGANVTYYKDVLAGHSSALNVWNKEKPILLHSAWNPYIGRRPLKAGELLIGGSDVALGYPTEQGVLWLEGQITYGQFKNDYGDASITAFRAQATYRMKTVAFGLRYALVQLKQLGTEQLGDDPIHEVSPMFSYRLRSNVQLILDGSLLLDVPVGIEDGMGVYVLTDHPEEVGLETIERQQVVNLRAAVQIYF, from the coding sequence ATGCGTGCGCTAACAAAAAGCTTCCTGGCCCTTATCGTGCTGCTACTCGGAGCATTGCCAGCGCGGGGCCAGGAAAAAACAACACCGAACGATGAAGGACCGGTGGTGCATGGTTTCCTGCGCCCGGACTGGGTCCTTCAGAAGGTGGACGATCCGTTTCGGGATGATTGGCGGGCCTACCATTTTCTGACGCGAACGCGAATTTATGTAAAAGGTACCTATGCGGGCGTTCGCTATCGGGTGGAACTGGGGCTGACCGGACCGGAAGCTGAAATTCCGGTCTCGCGGGTAGGCTTCTGGGGCATGCCGCAGATCGTGCAGGATTTCTATGCGGATGTGCCTTTCCCGGGCACAGAGAATGTCTACGTGCGGCTGGGGCAGTTCAAGGTGCCGGCCGGTGCGGAAGGGCTGACCTATTCCGCGTACCTGCCCTTCGTCGAGCGCTCCATTGTCCAGAAGTTTGTGGGGTTGCTTCGGGATTATGGTGCGGCCTTGCACGCCTATCCCGGTGAGAAGGTCTCGCTGGCACTGGCCGTTCAGACGGGGCTGGGTCGAAGCATTCCCAATCGTTATCTGCCGGAAGTCTTCGGTTTCCCGATGGTGACAGTCCGCGTGCAGCTCGGACCTAACAAAGGGCATGATCTGTTCCGGCTAAAGCCCAGTCCCGTTGGCGAGGCATTGGAAGTCCGGTTAGGAGCTAATGTGACCTATTACAAAGATGTGCTGGCCGGCCATTCCAGTGCGCTGAACGTCTGGAACAAGGAAAAGCCCATCTTGCTGCACAGCGCATGGAATCCGTACATCGGGCGGCGACCGCTCAAAGCGGGTGAACTGCTCATCGGAGGTAGTGACGTGGCGCTGGGCTATCCAACCGAACAGGGGGTGCTCTGGCTGGAAGGGCAGATAACCTATGGGCAGTTCAAAAATGACTATGGCGATGCATCGATTACGGCATTTCGCGCGCAGGCTACCTACAGGATGAAGACCGTGGCTTTCGGGCTGCGTTATGCACTGGTGCAACTGAAACAGCTCGGGACGGAGCAGCTCGGCGATGATCCTATTCACGAGGTCTCCCCGATGTTCAGCTACCGGCTCCGGAGCAACGTCCAGCTTATCCTGGACGGCAGCTTGCTGCTGGATGTGCCGGTAGGAATTGAGGATGGCATGGGCGTCTATGTGCTGACAGATCATCCAGAAGAAGTGGGACTGGAGACCATTGAGCGGCAGCAGGTAGTCAACCT